In Thioalkalivibrio paradoxus ARh 1, the following are encoded in one genomic region:
- a CDS encoding type I restriction-modification system subunit M: MITGELKSKVDRIWDTMWSGGISNPLSVIEQLTYLLFIKRLDELHTLREHKAARTGQPVEEPIFAPDENHLRWSRFKETAPERMFATVKDEVFPFIKTLGSNGGTEEEGDSTYSHHMKDAIFMMPTPRVLANVVDQLDGIDMADADTKGDLYEYMLGKIASAGQNGQFRTPRHIIKLMVDMTAPTPKDVICDPACGTAGFLIAASEYLREHHGDAIYKTEASRRKFNSGTFQGYDFDSTMLRIGSMNMLLHGVENPDIRYRDSLAQSDQDDADRFSLVLANPPFAGSLDYESTAKDLQQIVKTKKTELLFLALFLRLLQTGGRAAVIVPDGVLFGSSKAHKALREILVEHQRLDAVISMPSGVFKPYAGVSTAILFFTKTNPLGKPGAGGTDHVWFYDMQSDGFSLDDKRTPQPDKSDLPDILARWQNREAETTRKRTDRSFLVPKAEIAGNDYDLSINRYKEVEYEAVEHDSPQEILQRLAKLEEEIAEGGKELERLLG; this comes from the coding sequence GTGATCACTGGAGAACTGAAGTCGAAGGTTGACCGTATCTGGGACACGATGTGGTCTGGGGGGATCTCGAACCCGCTGTCGGTCATCGAGCAGTTGACGTATTTGCTGTTCATCAAGCGGCTGGACGAGCTGCACACCTTGCGCGAGCACAAGGCGGCGCGCACCGGGCAGCCGGTCGAGGAGCCGATCTTCGCGCCGGACGAGAACCACCTGCGCTGGTCTCGGTTCAAGGAGACTGCGCCGGAGAGGATGTTCGCCACGGTGAAGGACGAGGTCTTCCCGTTCATCAAGACGCTCGGCAGCAACGGCGGGACGGAGGAGGAGGGCGATTCGACCTACTCCCACCACATGAAGGACGCGATCTTCATGATGCCCACGCCACGCGTGCTGGCGAACGTGGTGGACCAGCTCGACGGCATCGACATGGCCGATGCCGACACCAAGGGCGATCTGTACGAGTACATGCTAGGCAAGATCGCCAGCGCTGGGCAGAATGGCCAGTTCCGCACACCGCGCCACATCATCAAGCTGATGGTGGACATGACGGCCCCGACGCCGAAGGACGTGATCTGCGACCCGGCCTGCGGTACCGCCGGTTTCCTGATCGCCGCTTCGGAATACCTGCGCGAGCATCATGGCGACGCGATCTACAAGACGGAGGCCAGCCGCCGCAAATTCAACTCGGGCACCTTCCAGGGCTACGACTTCGACAGCACCATGCTCCGCATCGGCAGCATGAACATGCTGCTGCACGGCGTGGAGAACCCCGACATCCGCTACCGCGATTCGCTCGCCCAGTCGGATCAGGACGACGCCGACCGCTTCTCGCTGGTCCTCGCCAATCCGCCCTTCGCCGGAAGCCTGGACTACGAGTCCACGGCCAAGGACCTGCAGCAGATCGTCAAGACGAAGAAGACCGAGCTGCTGTTCCTGGCCCTGTTCCTGCGCCTGCTGCAGACCGGCGGGCGGGCGGCGGTCATCGTGCCGGACGGTGTGCTGTTCGGATCAAGTAAGGCGCACAAGGCGCTGCGGGAAATCCTGGTCGAGCACCAGAGGCTCGACGCAGTCATCTCGATGCCCTCGGGCGTGTTCAAGCCCTACGCCGGCGTCTCGACCGCCATCCTGTTCTTCACCAAGACCAACCCGTTGGGAAAGCCGGGGGCCGGCGGTACCGATCACGTCTGGTTCTACGACATGCAGTCCGACGGCTTTTCGCTGGACGACAAGCGCACCCCGCAGCCCGACAAGAGCGACCTGCCCGACATCTTGGCCCGCTGGCAGAACCGCGAGGCCGAGACCACCCGCAAACGCACCGACCGCAGCTTCCTCGTGCCCAAGGCCGAGATCGCGGGCAACGACTACGACCTCTCCATCAACCGCTACAAGGAGGTGGAGTACGAGGCGGTCGAGCACGATTCGCCGCAGGAGATTCTTCAGCGGCTGGCGAAGCTGGAGGAGGAGATTGCCGAGGGAGGCAAGGAGCTGGAGCGCCTTCTCGGATGA
- a CDS encoding type II toxin-antitoxin system VapC family toxin, which yields MVSVASIWEVAIKHRIGNLAVDPASFRDESLAAGATLLAINDAHVTETARLPGIHADPFDRLMIAQARIEALVAVSSDRRWSDYGIPLQRP from the coding sequence GTGGTGTCCGTGGCAAGCATTTGGGAAGTGGCGATCAAACACCGGATAGGGAATCTCGCTGTCGATCCGGCCAGCTTTCGCGACGAGAGCCTTGCCGCAGGCGCGACACTGCTCGCGATCAATGATGCCCATGTCACCGAGACGGCAAGGCTTCCCGGTATTCATGCAGATCCGTTCGACCGGCTGATGATCGCGCAGGCACGTATCGAGGCGCTGGTAGCGGTCTCGTCGGACCGGCGCTGGAGCGATTACGGCATCCCACTGCAGCGGCCATAG
- a CDS encoding YgiT-type zinc finger protein: protein MMPFEKCPVCGGELEVKQVEKLLRGGCNTVTLKVTAEVCQHCGERLYAEDVVRSFEEIRAKLQKQEFEHLRPVGRSFTVDNDWPNKAIHPTT, encoded by the coding sequence ATGATGCCATTTGAAAAATGCCCCGTTTGCGGTGGTGAACTTGAAGTTAAGCAGGTAGAGAAGCTATTGCGCGGTGGTTGTAATACCGTAACATTGAAAGTGACCGCAGAGGTTTGTCAGCACTGTGGGGAACGTCTCTATGCAGAGGATGTCGTCAGATCTTTTGAAGAGATCCGCGCTAAACTACAGAAACAGGAGTTTGAACACCTGAGGCCTGTGGGTAGGTCGTTTACCGTAGACAATGATTGGCCGAACAAGGCCATTCACCCGACCACTTAA
- a CDS encoding type II toxin-antitoxin system VapC family toxin produces MTSVLHMLDTDTTSYIIKGHSPVLESRLAEIPPDRLCISAVTRAELMYGLKRLAPAHRLHLAVGQFLKIVRVPAWGADAADYYADIRYRLTRSGQPIGEMDMMIAAHALAVGAVLVSNNTGHFERIDAPLALTNWLHG; encoded by the coding sequence ATGACCAGCGTTTTGCACATGCTCGATACGGATACGACGAGCTACATCATCAAGGGGCATTCGCCGGTCCTCGAGTCGAGACTCGCCGAAATACCGCCCGATCGGCTATGCATATCCGCCGTCACACGCGCTGAGCTGATGTACGGCCTCAAGCGATTGGCACCCGCTCATCGGCTGCATCTGGCGGTGGGCCAGTTTCTCAAGATCGTGCGCGTACCTGCCTGGGGCGCTGACGCGGCGGACTACTACGCAGATATCCGATACCGGTTGACCCGATCGGGCCAGCCGATTGGTGAAATGGACATGATGATCGCCGCCCACGCGCTCGCTGTCGGCGCTGTATTGGTGAGCAACAACACCGGGCATTTCGAGCGCATCGACGCACCATTGGCGTTAACCAACTGGTTGCACGGGTAA
- a CDS encoding 3'-5' exonuclease: MAKIIPALNRHTLARMTSGEKRFAEALARLLEDDYLVWYDIPVGRRRRYPDFIILHPSRGLLFLEVKDWKPDTLKHMSKSDVTLHTQRGRVIEPHPLEQARQYAYAVIDMLSRDPSLCHHAGPYQGKLVMPYGWGVVLTNITRQQFANAAPEDGREILLPDYLAIYKGEFTENTDAEAFQERLWNMFNYRFREPLSLPQIDRIRWHLFPELRIDAPAQAELFADPVQSAEEGTLPDIIRIMDIQQEQLARSLGEGHRVIHGVAGSGKTMILGFRCLYLAQTLNKPILVLCFNITLAARLRAFISAKGIGAEVQVYHFHDWCGQQLKTYHVEPQLGDAPIYERQVETVIHAVDRGFIPRAQYGAVLIDEGHDMQAGWLRLVVQMVDPESNSLLLLYDDAQSIYKKTAGLGFTLSSVGIQAKGRTTILRLNYRNTREILAFAYGFAREYLDPQATDDDHIPLIEPEAAGVSGPAPVTRHCADFAEELDFAAACIRKWQANGVNLQEVAVLYNKNAQGEGLARRLQHDGIPHQWLCDSARKKAYDSEADSVALMTLHSSKGLEFERVIVIGIGELDAGDEGRQQSARLLYVGMTRAKRYLVMTSSGAGGFSRVLGAGQDASAGAEHTQAR, from the coding sequence CCCGACTTCATCATCCTGCACCCCTCGCGCGGCCTGCTGTTCCTGGAGGTGAAGGACTGGAAGCCGGACACCCTCAAGCACATGAGCAAGAGCGATGTCACGCTGCACACCCAGCGCGGCCGGGTTATCGAACCGCATCCGCTGGAGCAGGCCCGGCAGTATGCCTACGCGGTGATCGACATGCTCTCGCGCGATCCGAGTCTCTGCCATCACGCCGGCCCTTATCAGGGGAAACTGGTGATGCCCTACGGCTGGGGCGTGGTGCTCACCAATATCACCCGCCAGCAGTTCGCCAACGCAGCACCGGAAGATGGCCGGGAAATCCTGCTGCCCGATTATCTCGCGATCTACAAGGGCGAATTCACCGAGAACACCGACGCCGAGGCGTTTCAGGAACGGCTGTGGAACATGTTCAACTACCGTTTCCGCGAACCGCTCAGCCTGCCGCAGATCGACCGCATCCGCTGGCACCTGTTCCCGGAGCTGCGCATCGACGCCCCCGCCCAGGCCGAGCTGTTCGCCGACCCGGTACAGTCCGCCGAAGAGGGAACGCTGCCGGACATCATCCGCATCATGGACATCCAGCAGGAACAGCTCGCCCGCAGCCTGGGCGAGGGCCACCGCGTGATTCACGGTGTCGCGGGTTCCGGGAAGACGATGATCCTGGGCTTCCGCTGCCTCTACCTCGCGCAGACGCTGAACAAGCCCATCCTGGTACTGTGCTTCAACATCACCCTGGCCGCGCGGCTGCGCGCGTTCATCTCGGCCAAGGGCATCGGCGCGGAAGTGCAGGTCTATCACTTTCACGACTGGTGTGGTCAGCAGTTGAAGACCTACCATGTCGAGCCGCAGCTTGGCGACGCGCCGATCTACGAGCGCCAGGTCGAAACGGTGATCCACGCGGTGGACCGTGGGTTCATCCCGCGCGCCCAGTACGGCGCCGTGCTCATCGACGAGGGCCACGACATGCAGGCCGGTTGGCTCCGGCTGGTGGTGCAGATGGTCGACCCCGAAAGCAACTCCCTGCTGTTGCTCTACGACGATGCCCAGTCGATCTACAAGAAAACGGCCGGCCTCGGCTTCACGTTGTCCAGTGTCGGCATTCAGGCCAAGGGGCGGACCACGATCCTGCGCCTCAACTACCGCAACACCCGCGAAATCCTCGCTTTCGCCTACGGCTTCGCGCGCGAGTACCTGGACCCCCAAGCCACCGACGACGACCACATCCCCCTGATCGAACCCGAAGCCGCAGGCGTCAGCGGCCCCGCGCCCGTCACCCGACACTGCGCCGATTTCGCCGAAGAACTCGACTTCGCCGCCGCGTGCATCCGCAAATGGCAGGCCAACGGCGTAAACCTTCAGGAGGTCGCGGTTCTGTACAACAAGAACGCCCAGGGGGAAGGACTCGCCCGCCGGCTGCAGCACGACGGCATACCGCATCAATGGCTGTGCGACAGCGCGCGCAAGAAGGCGTACGACAGCGAGGCCGACAGCGTTGCACTGATGACGCTGCACAGCAGCAAGGGCCTGGAATTCGAGCGCGTGATCGTGATCGGCATCGGAGAACTGGATGCCGGTGACGAGGGGCGTCAGCAATCCGCCCGGCTGCTGTACGTGGGCATGACACGGGCCAAACGATACCTGGTGATGACCAGCTCCGGCGCCGGCGGATTCAGCCGGGTGCTCGGTGCGGGGCAAGACGCCAGCGCCGGTGCAGAGCACACGCAAGCGCGTTGA
- the mads3 gene encoding methylation-associated defense system AAA family ATPase MAD3 — translation MFTRIQALRFRCLRSIDQELGRFTVLVGPNASGKTTFLDVVALLGDLMRNGGKVADTVLERSRDFQRLLWRGEGSSFQLAVEARLPEHVRKGMAEPYRHFTRGRYEIAIGLDAESNLLGLDHEVLWLLNGSESTRLGQAELFPSPPAPPASIFLRSGKGRKLIVSNKRGGNANYVPDGKKTYQPSFRLGRETAAMANIPADRDSFRAAPWFRDLLVNGIQSLTLNSQAIRQPSPPGLGRRFQPNGSNLPWVVAELHKDPDRFGQWLEHVRTALPDIEDIQSIERPEDRHRYLVIHYEGGAEVPSWLASDGTLRLLALTILPYLRDFDGVILVEEPENGIHPRAIETVLQSLASIYDGQVLLATHSPVALNMLEPKDVLCFAKDASGATDIVAGHRHPALRDWKTGEPDFGVLFAAGILS, via the coding sequence ATGTTTACGCGAATCCAGGCCTTGCGTTTCCGCTGTCTGCGCTCCATCGATCAGGAGCTTGGGCGGTTTACGGTTCTGGTCGGGCCTAACGCCAGCGGGAAGACGACGTTTCTCGACGTTGTTGCGTTGCTTGGCGATCTGATGCGCAATGGCGGGAAGGTCGCGGATACCGTGCTGGAGCGAAGCCGGGATTTCCAGAGACTGCTGTGGCGCGGCGAGGGCTCGTCGTTTCAGCTCGCGGTCGAGGCACGACTCCCCGAGCACGTCAGAAAAGGCATGGCGGAGCCGTATCGGCATTTCACTCGGGGTCGCTACGAGATCGCGATCGGGCTCGACGCAGAGAGCAATCTGCTGGGCCTCGATCACGAAGTGCTTTGGCTGCTCAATGGGTCGGAGTCAACGCGGCTGGGGCAGGCGGAGCTTTTTCCTTCTCCACCCGCCCCACCCGCATCGATTTTCCTGCGGTCTGGCAAGGGACGAAAGCTGATCGTCTCCAACAAGCGTGGCGGCAACGCGAACTATGTGCCCGACGGCAAGAAGACCTATCAGCCGTCGTTCCGGCTTGGCCGCGAGACGGCCGCGATGGCGAACATCCCGGCCGATCGGGACAGCTTTCGGGCGGCGCCATGGTTCCGCGATCTGCTGGTGAACGGAATCCAGAGCCTGACGCTGAACAGTCAGGCCATCCGCCAGCCCAGTCCGCCCGGTCTGGGGAGGCGCTTTCAGCCCAACGGTTCCAACCTCCCGTGGGTGGTGGCGGAGTTGCACAAGGACCCCGATCGGTTTGGGCAGTGGCTGGAACACGTCCGAACCGCCTTGCCGGATATCGAGGACATCCAGAGCATCGAGCGGCCGGAGGATCGGCACCGGTATCTGGTGATCCACTATGAGGGAGGCGCGGAGGTGCCGTCGTGGCTGGCCTCCGACGGAACGCTGCGGCTCCTGGCGCTCACGATTCTGCCTTATCTGCGGGATTTCGACGGAGTGATCCTCGTCGAGGAGCCCGAGAATGGAATCCACCCCCGCGCGATCGAGACCGTGCTTCAGTCGCTCGCTTCGATTTACGACGGCCAGGTGCTGCTCGCGACGCATAGCCCGGTGGCGCTCAATATGCTGGAGCCGAAGGACGTGCTGTGTTTTGCCAAAGATGCGAGCGGCGCGACGGACATCGTGGCCGGTCACCGGCACCCGGCGCTTCGCGACTGGAAGACCGGTGAGCCGGACTTCGGCGTGCTGTTTGCGGCCGGCATCCTAAGCTGA
- a CDS encoding Uma2 family endonuclease, with product MTHEAFLRWEETQEGRHEFLEGEVFAMTGGTDRHNMASGNIYMLLRQHLHGKPCRVFMADVQVRVEAADAAFYPDVMVTCAPEDAEDRRVKRHPSLIVEVLSPATASFDIGRKFACYRQIESLREYVLVDPDEMGIEVFRPDPDGRWVLYPVRSGERLRLDSVGLDVPIEAVYENID from the coding sequence ATGACCCACGAAGCATTCCTGCGCTGGGAAGAGACACAGGAAGGTCGTCACGAGTTCCTGGAAGGCGAGGTGTTCGCCATGACCGGTGGCACCGACCGGCATAACATGGCCAGTGGCAATATCTACATGCTCCTGCGCCAGCACCTGCACGGCAAGCCCTGCCGGGTGTTCATGGCGGATGTGCAGGTTCGCGTCGAGGCCGCGGACGCGGCTTTCTACCCCGACGTGATGGTGACCTGCGCCCCCGAAGATGCCGAAGATCGGCGGGTGAAGCGCCACCCCAGCCTGATCGTCGAGGTTCTGTCCCCGGCGACGGCGAGCTTCGATATCGGCCGCAAGTTCGCCTGCTACCGGCAGATCGAAAGCCTGCGCGAATATGTGCTCGTCGACCCCGACGAGATGGGCATCGAAGTCTTTCGCCCCGATCCGGACGGCCGCTGGGTGCTCTACCCAGTCCGGTCCGGAGAGAGGCTCCGGCTGGACAGTGTCGGACTCGATGTACCCATCGAGGCAGTGTACGAAAACATCGATTGA
- a CDS encoding Txe/YoeB family addiction module toxin gives MTWKLVYTRQAQNDAKKLAASGLKPKAQELLALIAEDPYRKPPPFQRLVGDLAGACSRRINIQHRLVYQVLEEQRVVKILRLWSHYE, from the coding sequence GTGACATGGAAGTTGGTCTACACCAGGCAAGCCCAGAACGATGCCAAGAAACTCGCCGCCAGCGGCCTGAAACCGAAAGCCCAGGAATTACTGGCGCTGATCGCGGAAGACCCGTACCGAAAGCCGCCTCCGTTCCAGAGGCTCGTCGGTGATCTTGCAGGAGCCTGTTCACGCAGGATCAATATCCAGCATCGTCTGGTGTACCAAGTGCTCGAGGAGCAGCGTGTAGTGAAGATCCTCCGGCTCTGGAGCCACTACGAATGA
- a CDS encoding type II toxin-antitoxin system Phd/YefM family antitoxin — MPGITATEARSNLYRLIDEAAEFHQPIVITGKRNTAVLIAEEDWAAIQEALFLLSVAGMRESIREGMDTPVEQCDEELDW; from the coding sequence ATGCCCGGAATTACCGCCACTGAAGCGCGCAGTAACCTGTATCGGCTGATCGACGAAGCCGCCGAGTTCCACCAACCCATCGTTATCACCGGCAAACGGAACACGGCAGTATTGATCGCCGAGGAAGATTGGGCCGCCATCCAGGAAGCGCTGTTCCTGTTGTCCGTAGCCGGCATGCGCGAGTCGATCCGCGAGGGCATGGATACCCCGGTTGAACAATGCGATGAGGAACTGGATTGGTGA
- a CDS encoding restriction endonuclease subunit S has translation MRWERVAVAQVAQINPRPDADDRPEASERVSFVPMASVSELTLSIERPEERMYADVAKGFTQFKRGDMIVAKITPCFENGKMARADGLPHRFGVGSTEFHVLRPSHQLDGGYLFHMLRAPWVRRAGAMKMKGAAGQRRVPAEFFAELEIPLPPLAEQKRIAGILDAADALRAKRREALAQLDALLQSTFLDMFGDPVTNPMGWARSRIGDLGDVITGNTPARKCSEYYGDAIEWIKSDNINDPSFTLTNAEEGLSQQGRRIARIAPKGSVLVTCIAGSRSCIGNAAIADREVAFNQQINAFVPGKRILLWYAFGIFLMGKDLVQRASTNSMKGMVSKSAFAGITVTLPPLDLQHRFAAIVESAEQQKARMRAHLAELDALFASLQSRAFSGTL, from the coding sequence ATGAGGTGGGAACGCGTCGCTGTTGCGCAGGTCGCCCAGATCAATCCGCGCCCGGACGCAGATGATAGGCCGGAGGCGAGCGAGCGGGTGAGCTTCGTGCCTATGGCCTCGGTGTCTGAGCTGACGCTTTCCATCGAGCGGCCGGAAGAGCGGATGTATGCCGACGTCGCCAAAGGGTTCACGCAGTTCAAACGCGGCGACATGATCGTTGCGAAAATAACGCCATGCTTCGAGAACGGCAAGATGGCACGGGCCGACGGCCTCCCTCACCGTTTCGGTGTCGGCTCAACAGAATTTCACGTGCTTCGCCCGAGTCATCAGCTTGATGGAGGTTACCTCTTCCATATGTTGCGTGCGCCGTGGGTCCGCCGCGCGGGCGCAATGAAAATGAAGGGAGCGGCCGGCCAGCGTCGTGTTCCGGCGGAGTTCTTCGCTGAGCTTGAAATCCCCCTCCCACCCCTGGCTGAACAGAAGCGGATTGCGGGGATTCTGGACGCGGCCGATGCCTTGCGGGCCAAACGCCGCGAGGCCCTCGCCCAGCTCGACGCCCTCCTTCAATCCACCTTCCTCGACATGTTCGGCGACCCGGTCACCAATCCGATGGGGTGGGCGCGAAGCCGTATCGGAGACTTGGGAGACGTAATAACAGGAAATACGCCCGCTCGGAAATGCTCCGAGTACTACGGTGATGCAATCGAATGGATAAAATCAGATAACATCAACGATCCGTCATTCACCCTCACAAATGCCGAAGAAGGACTTTCCCAGCAAGGCAGGAGAATCGCTCGAATTGCACCGAAAGGTTCGGTTCTGGTTACCTGTATAGCTGGTTCCAGATCCTGCATCGGTAATGCCGCCATCGCTGATCGTGAAGTGGCGTTTAACCAACAAATCAACGCATTTGTTCCAGGTAAGAGAATTTTGCTCTGGTACGCTTTCGGTATTTTTCTCATGGGTAAAGACCTGGTTCAACGCGCATCTACGAACTCTATGAAGGGCATGGTTAGCAAGTCGGCTTTTGCGGGGATCACGGTCACGCTCCCACCTCTCGACCTCCAGCACCGCTTCGCCGCCATCGTCGAATCCGCGGAACAGCAGAAAGCCCGGATGCGCGCCCACCTCGCCGAACTGGATGCGCTGTTCGCCTCCCTGCAATCGCGCGCCTTTAGCGGGACGCTCTGA
- a CDS encoding DUF4258 domain-containing protein produces MAPHRLCETQDLDRAIQKLSITDIPEAVEYTFGKNREEQMDVEDIVVAISNSRVRITDHADEEAVDDHLTFDEIYFSVMHGEIVEDYPNDKPYPSCLIMGKNFAGAPIHSVWAYNADNEWAVMITVYRPDPARWIDWKVRVKK; encoded by the coding sequence ATGGCGCCGCACCGTCTGTGCGAGACGCAGGACCTGGACCGTGCTATACAGAAACTGTCGATTACCGATATTCCAGAAGCTGTCGAATATACGTTCGGCAAGAATAGGGAAGAGCAGATGGATGTTGAGGACATAGTTGTTGCCATCAGCAACAGTCGAGTTCGGATCACAGATCATGCAGATGAGGAAGCTGTTGATGATCATCTGACATTTGACGAAATTTACTTTTCAGTGATGCATGGCGAAATCGTCGAAGATTATCCAAATGACAAACCGTACCCGAGCTGTCTAATTATGGGGAAAAATTTTGCAGGCGCACCAATTCATAGTGTGTGGGCCTATAATGCAGACAATGAATGGGCCGTAATGATCACTGTCTATCGGCCAGATCCAGCACGGTGGATTGACTGGAAAGTGAGGGTAAAGAAATGA
- a CDS encoding antitoxin, with amino-acid sequence MTETRRVKLFKNGASQAVRLPAEFRFENEEIYATRDDASGDVVLSTRPGAKIWAEFFALIRTVDVPDDFMAERPMNIVPHERDLFQDEA; translated from the coding sequence ATGACTGAAACCCGACGTGTCAAGCTGTTCAAGAATGGTGCGAGTCAGGCTGTCCGCTTGCCGGCTGAGTTTCGTTTCGAGAACGAGGAGATTTACGCCACCAGGGACGATGCGTCTGGCGACGTCGTGCTGTCCACCCGGCCAGGGGCCAAGATCTGGGCTGAGTTTTTTGCACTGATACGGACCGTTGATGTCCCGGACGACTTCATGGCAGAGCGTCCAATGAACATCGTTCCCCATGAACGCGACCTCTTTCAGGACGAAGCATGA
- a CDS encoding effector-associated constant component EACC1 yields MTENAKITKANLTCFRVSYETLTPILEQHHLHYSRRIQLSEGPMAAGFLVEVSLVGGWGVLAVALLAWMKAKLGRYIKVTKPDGTVIELKGYSTDDAAALLKSAQEIIAIDTNKSSS; encoded by the coding sequence ATGACGGAAAACGCTAAGATCACCAAGGCAAATCTTACCTGTTTCAGGGTTAGCTATGAAACTTTGACACCCATCCTGGAGCAGCACCACCTTCACTACAGCAGACGTATCCAACTGAGTGAGGGACCAATGGCAGCGGGCTTCTTGGTCGAGGTGTCCTTGGTTGGAGGGTGGGGTGTTCTTGCGGTAGCTCTTCTGGCGTGGATGAAAGCAAAGCTTGGTAGGTATATTAAGGTTACTAAACCTGACGGAACAGTAATTGAGTTGAAGGGATACTCAACTGATGATGCTGCGGCTCTTTTGAAGTCGGCACAGGAAATAATCGCAATTGATACCAACAAGTCAAGCTCGTAA